A region of Fusarium keratoplasticum isolate Fu6.1 chromosome 6, whole genome shotgun sequence DNA encodes the following proteins:
- a CDS encoding Zn(2)-C6 fungal-type domain-containing protein: MARSRGGCLNCKRRKRKCDETRPGCQACEKRGILCEGYATPLRWANGIASRGRFAGASAPEPLVGEASKAPADDGDSAGQSSPNSASTPGHAGSVAARSDLSPTSTVSDTQEQVFKKFLHSGLHRLYTTEQHCWIQPFFEEMGRQSPALVVISVAIQGYLDDRARGLSVASMERVDLALQTFRQELYDRHEKMHTATVCAGLLVCTICLFQALPWTMNIDLMVNVYNLRHKLTVPGLIPIEDLGTRHVLEVMGVMDLPSMVIGRTGQSVGVWKLLRKLQDTRKEGRVDGIEVASGMPMSLLDIFASILDNDVEYTENRLWTWAGQLGEYLQCHLWDCWRFSAILEVRRRHRIERKQKGVEVNNDQGSAAVPNTELILCRLMSSMDALHRAFELPQNQHLLVHNGLMYPLVTVSLEVPLLQDHPDWKHTLDSVRATFQERDTFNLINVIFDVLDEAWQTGTSTFDIEEAARQRGVEIALF; encoded by the exons ATGGCCCGTTCCCGCGGGGGATGTCTCAACTGTAAACGGCGCAAACGGAAATGCGACGAGACGCGCCCAGGCTGCCAGGCTTGCGAGAAGCGGGGGATCCTCTGCGAGGGCTATGCCACGCCCTTGCGTTGGGCGAATGGCATCGCCTCGAGGGGCCGGTTCGCAGGCGCGTCGGCCCCGGAACCTCTCGTCGGAGAAGCTAGCAAGGCTCcggcagatgatggagacAGTGCCGGGCAGTCTTCCCCAAACTCAGCCTCTACCCCTGGCCACGCCGGCTCCGTCGCCGCTCGCTCTGACCTATCACCGACCTCGACCGTGTCCGATACGCAAGAGCAGGTGTTCAAGAAGT TTCTCCATTCTGGACTGCATCGGCTGTATACGACGGAGCAGCACTGTTGGATCCAGCCCTTCTTTGAAGAGATGGGTAGGCAGAGCCCTGCTCTGGTCGTCATCTCGGTTGCTATCCAGGGCTACCTTGATGACCGCGCCCGGGGCCTGTCGGTGGCATCCATGGAACGAGTCGACCTTGCCCTGCAAACCTTCCGACAAGAACTATATGACCGTCATGAGAAGATGCATACCGCCACTGTCTGTGCTGGTCTGTTGGTCTGTACCATTTGT CTTTTCCAAGCCTTACCGTGGACCATGAACATCGATTTAATGGTGAACGTCTACAACCTACGACATAAACTGACCGTCCCCGGTCTAATACCGATAGAAGACTTGGGCACACGTCATGTCTTGGAGGTGATGGGTGTCATGGATCTCCCGTCGATGGTCATTGGTCGGACGGGCCAATCCGTGGGAGTATGGAAGCTCCTCCGCAAGCTCCAAGACACCCGAAAGGAGGGAAGAGTCGATGGAATCGAGGTCGCGTCAGGCATGCCCATGTCTCTGCTGGATATATTCGCAAGCATCCTCGACAATGACGTCGAATATACCGAGAACAGGTTGTGGACCTGGGCAGGGCAGCTTGGCGAGTATCTACAGTGTCATCTGTGGGACTGTTGGAGGTTTTCAGCTATCCTCGAAGTTCGGCGTCGACACAGGATAGAACGGAAGCAGAAGGGAGTCGAGGTCAATAACGACCAGGGCTCTGCTGCGGTTCCCAACACAGAGCTGATCCTCTGCCGACTCATGTCGTCAATGGACGCCCTACATCGAGCATTCGAATTGCCGCAGAACCAACATCTCCTAGTTCACAACGGGCTCATGTACCCTCTTGTCACCGTCAGCCTCGAGGTGCCCCTTCTGCAGGACCATCCGGACTGGAAGCACACTCTCGACAGTGTGCGAGCCACTTTTCAAGAGAGGGATACTTTTAACCTGATCAACGTGATATTCGATGTTCTGGACGAAGCGTGGCAGACTGGTACCTCGACTTTTGACATTGAAGAGGCGGCACGTCAGCGGGGAGTTGAGATTGCTCTTTTCTAG
- a CDS encoding MFS domain-containing protein, which produces MATGAATAPPGTVRLVLQPEESTGVSTFMLSPTPSSDPNEPLNWSTWRKCFNYGLTIAVTVAAFTNLSIQTVFWQQMTVDLGVTITQLTHAQSAQLAGLAMGCIFFIPLTIKYGRRSTYIVSTAALAAVSWWTSSISSYTELILTSIITGLAGAINETSVQMTIADLFFVHQRGSANAIYFTAVMVGSFLTPLAAGSQAAEQGWRWSYYALSIAMTVLFVTFLLLFEETKFVPVLVGQTDNSTSLVVTSSNQSHEHDKEDLKVDGHATTTTMTRTDSTIPINTWRQRLRFTTPTPESLPHLFVIPLHVITLPHVFFTALQFASGVCWLVLYMSVVSIIFAQPPYNFTTFGIGCMTLGPFVGNIFGSIYGGPLSDWVIVRLARRNGGVFEPEMRLYPLVVPTIAMAGGIIMFGVTADRGMHWIYPSIGGAFFAFGLGANGDITFTLIVDTYRELTAEAFIGVAFLRNAVSVAVPFALVPWMKTMGLTNMYILSGCVAFAIGLLFVPMIIWGKRIRTALAPRYWKLVERRSMI; this is translated from the exons ATGGCAACCGGAGCTGCTACTGCTCCTCCCGGCACAGTCCGGTTGGTGCTGC AGCCGGAAGAGTCTACCGGTGTCTCAACCTTTATGCTCtctccaactccatcatccGACCCAAATGAACCACTC AACTGGAGCACTTGGAGAAAGTGCTTCAACTATGGTCTCACCATCGCCGTGACCGTCGCCGCCTTTACCAATCTCTCTATTCAGACTGTCTTTTGGCAGCAGATGACCGTCGACCTGGGAGTTACTATCACCCAGCTCACCCACGCCCAGTCAGCCCAACTGGCTGGACTGGCCATGGGCTGCATCTTTTTCATCCCGCTCACAATCAAGTATGGTCGTCGATCGACATATATTGTCTCAACGGCAGCCCTGGCCGCCGTATCGTGGTGGACATCATCTATATCTTCCTACACCGAGCTGATTCTGACTTCCATAATCACCGGCTTGGCTGGAGCCATCAACGAGACATCCGTTCAAATGACT ATTGCCGATCTGTTCTTCGTCCACCAGCGTGGCTCAGCCAACGCCATCTACTTTACCGCCGTTATGGTGGGCTCCTTTCTCACGCCTCTCGCCGCTGGCTCTCAGGCGGCGGAACAAGGCTGGCGTTGGTCTTATTACGCACTCTCCATTGCCATGACAGTACTCTTTGTGACATTTCTTCTGTTATTTGAGGAAACCAAGTTTGTGCCCGTCTTGGTTGGTCAAACTGATAATTCTACATCTTTGGTTGTCACATCTTCGAATCAATCACACGAACACGATAAAGAGGATCTCAAAGTAGACGGACATGCTACTACGACCACAATGACGCGCACCGACTCGACAATCCCAATCAACACATGGCGACAGCGCCTTCGTTTTACCACACCTACTCCAGAGTCTCTTCCACATCTCTTCGTAATTCCGCTTCACGTCATCACTCTTCCTCATGTTTTCTTTACCGCCTTGCAGTTCGCATCTGGCGTGTGCTGGCTTGTTCTCTATATGTCTGTtgtctccatcatctttgcgCAGCCACCGTACAACTTTACAACGTTTGGAATTGGATGCATGACACTGGGCCCATTCGTCGGTAACATCTTTGGCAGTATCTACGGTGGACCTTTGTCTGATTGGGTCATTGTGCGACTGGCGCGTCGAAACGGTGGCGTCTTTGAGCCCGAGATGAGGCTCTACCCTCTTGTTGTCCCAActatcgccatggctggtgGCATCATCATGTTTGGCGTTACTGCTGATAGG GGAATGCACTGGATATACCCATCTATTGGCGGtgctttctttgcttttggACTTGGAGCAAATGGGGACATCACCTTTACTCTCATCGTCGACACATACCGCGAG CTCACGGCGGAAGCGTTCATTGGTGTGGCCTTTCTCCGAAATGCCGTCTCGGTTGCAGTACCGTTCGCCCTAGTTCCGTGGATGAAAACCATGGGCTTGACCAATATGTATATCCTCAGTGGCTGCGTTGCCTTTGCAATTGGGCTCCTCTTTGTCCCGATGATTATCTGGGGCAAGAGAATCCGCACAGCACTGGCCCCCCGGTATTGGAAGTTGGTGGAAAGACGATCCATGATTTGA
- a CDS encoding CHAT domain-containing protein, with protein MNISLMNDEEFSVWLEAYIGAPGPAPPDASTSSPDAARALRLDHLATHTAKRRLRRNDELGNKLNDQEIHLRLYAVDVSPLLDPELAWRLLLAADTLLERYQMRSQDMLDLELSISRLERASSLIEEGNELFPDYLVVYGRAHRCHFEVTQDLFDLGRTIQTLASFLHVVDGNPMLLQVYSNLLMDRFEISATHQDLQAAIERAEAVRNFVDAGADTQIFALSNLAECLSELSDLQIGDVDTHLDRAVMMGLEARELVQRPDCPVADVAFVYGSLSYAHYRRYLHSLRPADVQQALENGRRAVELCGNGHPDKARWTNQLGLVYIAHFHHLADRSDLENATGLFQHAIELSSERGQTRGLALSNLADALASRFDLTGETEALDIAVAKYRAAANQLNPHVVKSADNLQNLGSILISAYRRHLEDEYLDEAVDVLNRALLRYPDGHVDIGFTHSLLCEALVNKHRHVESSQQENIQSAIDHGTKSILLAGQNDPRMHRLQQTLSMAYQTKWEEGNRGEKADLEKAIEMSRKCLDATPQDSSDRARLLGWLGGLLVAQLFDNDPDADASTFTEPLSLFTEAVNLPNGSPLMRIKAAQRAVRILTNQHRWEEAKPIGLAAMQLLPRVCGRYQSLQDQQQVVSQTSGLASEVCSLLLQLGEPDEALAQLEAGRAMILGFAMDNTDEVTALQETEKGLAKEFLDIRAKLHIPSDLQGSRLGEVRLRERRAAEADLVKCLEKIRNLDGHQDFLREPPIDHLKSCTREGIVVMVNISYLRSDAIILVDSRTRVVPLSGLQPQKIVEFGVQLISGFSIVDFPVKRAIQIVSKKVPKQARQPSAGFAGWLWDNCVRPVFDELKRYGAMSSDGEPPRIWWIGSGGAAGFPFHAAASETDPDQDALSLSVSSYTPSIKALLHAKQRSDRSRALRRKIDQEELDLTIVTMETTPGNHAPLPAVREEKEVIADLTNGKWKCTHLPQPTASLALQAVATSDIVHFACHGVVDRGDPSQSHLVLEKSSKDGSTKEVDKLTVPQFLALNNLQKPWIAFLSACTTASMGTFRLGDEGLHLSGALQIAGFSHVIGSLWPVEDEVGVEVARAFYENLIGVAPDSVDDEMVASALREAVIKVRQHYPSSWTKWAAYIHSGA; from the coding sequence ATGAATATCTCTCTTATGAATGACGAGGAGTTTTCCGTCTGGTTGGAGGCGTACATTGGAGCGCCGGGCCCTGCTCCGCCCGAtgcctcgacctcgtcccCAGACGCTGCTAGAGCTCTTCGTCTCGATCACCTCGCCACACACACGGCAAAAAGAAGACTCAGGCGGAACGATGAACTCGGTAATAAGCTTAATGATCAAGAGATTCATCTAAGACTTTACGCCGTAGATGTATCGCCGCTGCTGGACCCCGAACTGGCATGGAGGCTGTTGTTGGCGGCGGATACTCTCCTAGAACGCTACCAGATGCGCAGTCAAGACATGCTAGATCTGGAACTATCGATTTCTCGTTTGGAGCGTGCTAGCTCACTTATAGAGGAGGGGAATGAGCTTTTCCCAGATTACCTTGTGGTGTACGGACGCGCTCATCGCTGTCACTTCGAGGTGACTCAAGACCTTTTCGATCTTGGAAGGACCATCCAGACCCTCGCTTCATTCCTGCACGTGGTAGATGGGAACCCAATGCTGCTACAGGTCTATTCGAATCTCTTGATGGATCGGTTCGAGATTTCAGCGACGCACCAGGATCTGCAGGCGGCCATTGAGCGGGCTGAGGCTGTTCGAAACTTTGTCGATGCTGGGGCCGACACTCAGATATTTGCCCTTTCAAACCTTGCGGAGTGTCTGTCAGAGTTGTCTGACCTTCAGATTGGTGATGTAGACACGCATCTGGATCGtgcggtgatgatgggacTGGAGGCGAGGGAATTGGTTCAGCGGCCAGACTGCCCCGTTGCGGACGTCGCCTTTGTATACGGAAGTCTCTCATACGCGCACTATCGTCGTTATCTACATTCTCTAAGACCTGCAGATGTACAACAGGCGCTTGAAAACGGAAGGAGAGCAGTAGAGCTCTGTGGAAACGGCCATCCCGACAAGGCCCGATGGACAAACCAACTTGGACTGGTCTACATAGCCCACTTCCACCACCTGGCCGATAGATCCGACCTGGAGAACGCCACTGGCCTATTTCAGCATGCCATTGAGCTCTCTTCGGAGCGTGGTCAAACCCGTGGGCTAGCACTCAGCAACCTAGCAGATGCGTTGGCGTCCAGGTTCGATTTGACTGGGGAGACCGAAGCTCTGGACATTGCAGTCGCCAAGTACCGGGCCGCAGCCAACCAACTCAACCCGCATGTCGTGAAGTCAGCCGATAACCTACAAAACCTTGGGAGTATCTTGATCAGTGCGTACCGCCGCCACTTGGAAGACGAGTATTTGGATGAAGCCGTGGACGTCCTCAACCGAGCCCTGTTGAGATACCCTGACGGCCATGTGGACATTGGATTCACTCACTCTTTGCTCTGCGAGGCACTGGTAAATAAACACAGACACGTGGAGTCTAGCCAACAAGAAAACATTCAGAGTGCTATCGACCATGGAACGAAGTCGATACTACTGGCTGGGCAAAATGATCCACGCATGCACCGTCTTCAACAAACCCTTTCTATGGCCTACCAGACCAAGTGGGAAGAAGGAAACCGTGGAGAAAAGGCGGACTTGGAGAAAGCAATCGAGATGTCGAGGAAATGCCTTGATGCGACACCACAGGATTCTTCGGATAGAGCAAGACTCCTCGGCTGGCTCGGCGGCCTGCTTGTGGCACAGCTATTTGACAACGATCCAGACGCCGATGCTTCTACCTTTACTGAGCCCCTCAGTCTCTTCACAGAAGCAGTAAACTTACCAAATGGCTCGCCTCTCATGCGAATAAAAGCTGCTCAAAGGGCGGTCAGAATCCTCACAAACCAGCACAGGTGGGAGGAGGCAAAGCCAATCGGCTTGGCGGCCATGCAGCTGCTACCCCGAGTCTGCGGCAGATACCAGTCCTTGCAAGACCAGCAGCAGGTTGTTTCACAAACCTCAGGCCTGGCATCCGAAGTTTGCTCCTTGTTGCTACAGCTGGGGGAACCTGATGAAGCCCTTGCACAGCTCGAAGCAGGCAGAGCCATGATACTAGGATTTGCCATGGACAACACTGACGAAGTAACCGCCCTACAAGAAACCGAAAAGGGCCTCGCGAAGGAGTTTTTGGACATCAGGGCGAAGTTGCACATCCCGTCCGATCTTCAAGGTTCCCGCCTTGGAGAGGTCAGACTACGAGAAAGAAGGGCCGCTGAAGCAGACCTTGTCAAATGCCTTGAAAAGATTAGAAACCTTGACGGCCATCAGGACTTCCTTCGTGAGCCTCCTATTGATCACTTGAAGTCATGCACCAGAGagggcatcgtcgtcatggTGAACATCAGTTACTTGAGAAGTGATGCCATCATTCTCGTCGACTCACGCACGCGGGTTGTGCCGCTTTCAGGGCTCCAACCCCAAAAGATAGTGGAATTTGGCGTGCAGCTGATTTCGGGATTTTCCATTGTGGATTTTCCTGTGAAGCGAGCCATCCAGATCGTCTCGAAGAAGGTTCCCAAACAGGCGAGACAGCCCTCGGCAGGCTTTGCTGGCTGGCTATGGGACAACTGTGTACGGCCCGTGTTTGACGAGTTGAAGCGCTACGGAGCCATGTCTAGCGATGGTGAACCACCCCGGATTTGGTGGATAGGATCTGGGGGTGCCGCTGGGTTTCCTTTCCATGCGGCTGCATCGGAGACTGACCCTGACCAGGACGCGTTGTCTCTGTCAGTCTCATCGTACACGCCATCCATCAAGGCCCTGTTGCACGCCAAGCAGCGTTCTGATCGGTCTCGGgcgctgaggaggaagatagATCAGGAGGAACTGGATTTGACTATCGTCACAATGGAAACAACACCCGGAAATCACGCCCCTCTGCCAGCAGTgcgggaggagaaggaagtcATTGCAGATCTCACCAATGGCAAGTGGAAATGCACGCACCTACCTCAACCAACAGCGAGTCTCGCTCTACAGGCCGTCGCCACGAGTGACATTGTCCACTTCGCTTGTCATGGGGTGGTAGATAGGGGCGACCCGTCACAAagccatcttgtcctcgagaaGTCCAGCAAAGATGGCAGCACCAAGGAGGTTGATAAGCTCACCGTCCCCCAGTTTCTCGCCCTGAACAATCTCCAAAAGCCCTGGATAGCATTCCTCTCTGCTTGTACCACAGCTTCGATGGGGACCTTTCGCCTCGGTGATGAAGGCTTACATCTGTCTGGGGCCTTGCAGATTGCTGGATTCTCTCATGTCATTGGATCCTTATGGCCGGTGGAAGACGAGGTCGGTGTAGAAGTTGCTCGTGCCTTTTACGAGAATCTCATTGGCGTTGCACCTGATTCTGTTGACGATGAAATGGTGGCTTCCGCCCTGAGGGAGGCAGTGATCAAGGTCCGACAACATTATCCATCTTCGTGGACTAAATGGGCGGCTTATATTCACTCAGGAGCTTGA
- a CDS encoding F-box domain-containing protein, translated as MTLRRSARIRNQDAQGPPEPQQSQAVPLKRKAPPAKAQGAAKRNKSVTEPAKPKAKSRQPNVQAQTVPNDDALSSLPPEILNMILQSIDDRPTLGKLGRTCKKYYSIAMPYLYKHIAVAAMFHAHIPKLIRGLEPVLTIAQKKQLKKEGKYKGQQERFSSRLDENAKPLCADYVRSIVVGVCDPGRKHKYITNRYLEEAFQNLNNLEIVETHVLTTPMAESLASLKSLKALSVCTARFEEGAMRSLSKVKNLQHLSVEDYSWGSGVGKDNVVRAMLLNSRSTLRSLSMKTSSYATCFLEDWEKTVSASKSGQAHGLIALKSLSLSGVRFDEGNFLKSMQSAIDFAGLQELRLGRLSQGRHRLFQHLASLAGSAQDKRIDLRTLSVDMSHNQRMETPEQEQMGFDAKCAFISSFNTLSTLELVDYNQYPEEHVVNPGLSDTLLQAILKHENLKVFKMSYSGIISGYKIPYLSAETVATIVNNLPHLEEFVFAPEESEIEQIGEALAASPNLTSITCWPHARWGHLGQDRDEIPGFNILRGVLQGFMSRASNSDDNKFVWEEHYKLKRVSVNYRAWIIASKFGKLEKGMKKQEKMKSSGDGKREVLYRDISGTFLRYIHVGYDPGFEWVEKVSKDMD; from the exons ATGACTCTCAGGAGAAGCGCCAGAATTCGAAACCAGGATGCTCAGGGACCACCTGAGCCCCAGCAATCGCAGGCTGTCCCACTCAAACGTAAAGCCCCGCCAGCCAAAGCACAAGGGGCTGCGAAACGCAACAAGAGCGTAACAGAGCCGGCAAAGCCCAAGGCTAAGTCCAGACAACCAAATGTCCAGGCTCAAACCGTCCCAAACGATGATGCACTGTCATCCTTGCCGCCAGAGATTCTCAACATGATTCTGCAGAGT ATCGATGATCGACCAACTCTGGGCAAACTGGGCCGCACTTGCAAGAAATACTATTCAATTGCAATGCCGTACCTCTACAAACACATTGCCGTGGCTGCCATGTTTCACGCCCACATTCCAAAGCTCATCCGTGGTCTTGAGCCGGTTCTCACGATAgcgcagaagaagcagctgaagaaggaaggcaaATACAAAGGCCAGCAGGAACGATTTTCATCCCGTCTTGACGAGAACGCCAAGCCGCTCTGTGCAGACTATGTCcgcagcatcgtcgtcggtgtGTGTGACCCGGGGCGAAAGCACAAGTACATCACCAACAGATACCTGGAAGAGGCCTTTCAGAACTTGAACAATCTGGAGATTGTCGAGACCCATGTTCTTACAAC GCCCATGGCGGAAAGCCTTGCATCATTGAAATCCCTGAAGGCTTTGTCTGTGTGTACAGCCAGGTTTGAAGAAGGTGCTATGCGGTCACTTTCAAAAGTCAAGAACCTGCAGCATCTAAGTGTTGAGGATTACAGCTGGGGCAGTGGCGTGGGCAAGGATAACGTGGTTCGGGCAATGCTACTAAACTCTAGGTCGACACTTCGCAGCCTATCTATGAAAACAAGCTCATACGCCACCTGCTTTCTAGAAGACTGGGAGAAGACGGTTTCCGCATCCAAATCGGGCCAGGCACATGGTCTCATTGCCCTCAAGTCATTAAGTCTTTCTGGCGTCAGATTTGATGAGGGCAACTTCTTAAAGTCGATGCAGAGTGCCATTGACTTTGCCGGTCTGCAAGAGCTCAGACTTGGGCGTCTGTCTCAAGGCAGGCACCGCCTTTTCCAGCATCTCGCAAGTTTGGCCGGCTCAGCCCAGGATAAGCGCATAGACTTGCGAACCCTGAGTGTGGACATGTCGCACAATCAACGTATGGAGACGCCCGAGCAGGAGCAGATGGGCTTTGACGCCAAATgcgccttcatctcctcgtTCAATACCCTCTCGACTCTGGAACTCGTGGATTACAACCAATATCCTGAGGAACACGTGGTCAATCCTGGATTGTCGGATACACTGCTGCAAGCCATCCTCAAGCATGAGAACCTAAAGGTTTTCAAGATGTCTTATTCGGGAATCATCTCTGGCTACAAGATCCCATATCTGTCAGCTGAAACTGTGGCTaccatcgtcaacaacctACCTCATCTGGAGGAATTCGTGTTTGCGCCGGAAGAGAGTGAAATC GAACAAATCGGCGAGGCACTTGCTGCCAGCCCCAATCTCACCAGCATTACTTGCTGGCCGCATGCCCGCTGGGGGCACCTGGGTCAAGACCGAGACGAAATACCTGGCTTCAACATTCTAAGAGGCGTTCTCCAAGGGTTCATGTCCCGTGCCAGCAACAGCGACGACAACAAGTTTGTCTGGGAAGAGCACTACAAGCTCAAGCGAGTCTCTGTGAACTACCGAGCATGGATCATTGCGTCCAAGTTTGGGAAGCTTGAGAAGGGCATGAAAAAGCAGGAAAAGATGAAGAGTAGCGGTGATGGGAAGCGGGAGGTTCTGTACCGTGATATCTCGGGGACTTTTCTCCGGTATATACATGTCGGCTACGATCCTGGCTTCGAGTGGGTGGAGAAGGTATCAAAGGATATGGATTAA
- a CDS encoding Small secreted protein has protein sequence MKFTLIAVLLAPVVAAIPKELQERTGCGDNCARAVVPGFRGPAVVASYQADCNAYLEVTTTPPAKTVYVTKSVPTYASACSGEARYLTACSCASASPVTIEAPTPTVTKVVFV, from the exons ATGAAGTTCACTCTCATCGCCGTTCTCCTCGCCCCCGTCGTGGCCgccatccccaaggagcTCCAGGAGCGCACCGGATGTGGCGACAACTGTGCCCGAGCCGTTGTCCCCGGCTTCCGCGGCCCTGCAGTTGTGGCCTCGTACCAGGCCGACTGTAACGCCTATCTTGAAGTTACCACGACCCCTCCCGCCAA GACTGTCTATGTGACCAAGTCTGTTCCCACCTACGCCAGCGCCTGCTCCGGAGAGGCTCGCTACCTCACCGCGTGCTCTTGCGCCAGCGCTTCTCCCGTCACCATCGAGGCGCCCACCCCTACTGTCACCAAGGTTGTGTTTGTTTAG
- a CDS encoding MFS domain-containing protein, whose translation MGHRKTQQSPDVSNRDVDIDVEILGRQRPPAFPSLWSELGFCFALLGSILMAEFFVSGFHIVLPPLVDELDIPRTSQTWPSSVFSLITGAFLLPFGRLGDMYGGYLVFNIGLAWVAVWSLIAGFSRNYMMLIFCRALQGFGSAAFLPGGIMILGKIYRPGPRKNLVFALYGAFAPLGFFIGILMGGIAAQFLTWSWYFWFGTIFLTIILAVSCLTVPFDLHDKRPGDIRMDWWGVGTIVPGLLLIIYAITDSSHAPQGWASPQILVTLVLGVALLVAAYFVEGRVATNPLLPSDLFAPMYMKRLVTALFLSYGTFGIFLFYSSFYIELVLHVSPLLTAVWYIPMIVGGLIIGTVGGFTLHHLPGRVLLVISGASFLACVLFFALVPEDPNYWAFIFPAMICATVGIDITYTVSNIFITNNLPGYRQGLAGALINSLLFLGISFFLGIADIVVGETGHLGLRKSYQAAFWLGVGLTGCALVLYVFVKIGSAKSDLTVEEREQLEAEARRVRDMELEDGTSGP comes from the exons ATGGGCCACCGCAAAACTCAACAATCCCCCGATGTCTCTAACCGAGACGTGGATATCGAtgtcgagatccttggccgACAAAGGCCGCCTGCTTTTCCTTCGCTGTGGTCTGAACTCGGATTCTGCTTTGCACTGCTCGGGTCCATCTTGATGGCT GAGTTCTTTGTGAGCGGCTTCCACATCgtgcttcctcctctggtCGACGAACTCGATATCCCGCGAACCTCCCAGACTTGGCCGTCCAGCGTATTTTCTCTCATCACCGGCGCTTTCCTCCTTCCTTTCGGTCGGCTCGGAGATATGTACGGGGGTTATCTTGTGTTCAACATTGGTCTGGCGTGGGTTGCCGTCTGGTCGCTCATCGCAGGCTTCAGCCGGAACTACATGATGCTCATATTCTGTCGTGCCCTCCAAGGGTTCGGATCAGCAGCATTTCTTCCTGGTGGAATCATGATCCTCGGGAAGATTTACCGGCCCGGACCTCGCAAGAACCTCGTGTTCGCTCTCTACGGCGCCTTCGCCCCCCTCGGATTTTTCATTGGGATCCTTATGGGTGGCATAGCTGCCCAGTTCCTTACGTGGAGCTGGTACTTTTGGTTCGGTACCATCTTTCTCACCATCATCCTTGCCGTCTCGTGCTTGACAGTCCCCTTTGATCTCCACGACAAGCGACCAGGAGATATACGTATGGATTGGTGGGGCGTTGGGACGATCGTGCCAGGCTTGCTCTTGATCATTTACGCCATCACCGACAGCTCCCACGCTCCTCAGGGGTGGGCGAGCCCTCAGATCCTCGTCACCCTCGTGCTAGGCGTCGCCCTACTTGTAGCAGCCTACTTTGTCGAGGGGCGCGTCGCCACCAACCCGTTGCTTCCGAGCGACCTGTTTGCTCCTATGTACATGAAGAGGCTGGTGACggctctctttctctcctaTGGAACTTTTGGAATTTTCCTCTTCTACTCGAGCTTTTACATCGAGTTAGTTCTGCATGTGTCACCACTACTCACAGCTGTCTGGTATATACCCATGATCGTTGGCGGACTCATTATCGGGACGGTCGGCGGCTTCACTTTGCACCACCTCCCTGGCCGGGTATTGCTAGTGATCTCGGGCGCATCGTTTCTGGCTTGTGTCTTGTTCTTCGCGCTCGTGCCGGAGGATCCCAATTACTgggccttcatcttcccTGCAATGATCTGCGCAACAGTCGGAATCGACATCACCTACACGGTCAGCAACATCTTCATTACGAACAACCTTCCCGGATACCGCCAGGGTCTCGCTGGAGCCTTGATCAACAGCTTGCTTTTCTTGGGTATCAGCTTCTTCCTAGGAATTGCAGACATTGTGGTTGGAGAAACCGGGCACCTTGGCCTGCGGAAAAGCTACCAAGCTGCCTTCTGGCTGGGAGTTGGGCTGACAGGCTGTGCCTTGGTCTTGTATGTATTTGTCAAGATTGGGTCAGCCAAGAGCGACCTCACTGTCGAAGAGCGGGAGCAGTTGGAGGCTGAGGCGCGACGGGTTCGAGATATGGAATTGGAGGATGGAACATCTGGTCCGTAG